In Kwoniella pini CBS 10737 chromosome 4, complete sequence, one DNA window encodes the following:
- a CDS encoding acetate non-utilizing protein 9, mitochondrial, producing the protein MRASLIRLASSSPPLPLSVQQASVQLIPPIPLYRRLLRAHRTLPAEMRFMGDSYIKSEFRLTRSTDNPLHIIAFLSQWKLYLDELLSSTIDGQGIWRGRKLDTDSFEKLNKEQVGQLYELMHATKEVWKSTEQLEQEAQDAGIAQPLEGGRQ; encoded by the exons ATGCGAGCATCATTAATACGCTTAGCGAGTAGTTCTCCTCCATTACCTTTATCTGTTCAACAAGCTTCTGTACAACTTATACCGCCTATTCC ATTATATCGTCGTTTACTTCGAGCTCATCGTACATTACCAGCTGAAATGAGATTTATGGGAGATTCATATATAAAATCAGAATTTAGATTAACAAGATCAACTGATAATCCATTACATATAATTGCATTTTTATCACAATGGAAATTAtatttagatgaattattatcatctacAATTGATGGACAAGGTATTTGGAGAGGTAGAAAATTAGATACtgattcttttgaaaaattaaataaagaaCAAGTTGGTCAATTATATGAATTAATGCATGCTACTAAAGAAGTATGGAAATC GACCGAACAGCTGGAACAGGAAGCTCAAGATGCAGGTATCGCACAACCTTTAGAAGGTGGAAGGCAATAA